A region of Crenobacter cavernae DNA encodes the following proteins:
- a CDS encoding bifunctional acetate--CoA ligase family protein/GNAT family N-acetyltransferase translates to MKPHYLTPLFSPRSVAVIGASDTPASIGQAVFANLLAGNFQGKLYPVNLNRKVVGGMTAYASVRQIDAPLDLAVVATPIRALPAIMKDCGRHGVKTMLIAKDFSDSVPLEREILNESLAIARQYGIRVLGPVVLGMMRPVAGLIASSYTSKVRPGNLALVTQSSALCAAMLDWADSKNIGFSSVVPLGEALDVDFGEVLDYLVADSFTQGILLHVHHIHDARRFMSALRAAGRVKPVVVIKSGRFEESGDGLTPLAHRLDSGEVFDAALARAGVLNVSTIAQLFTAAKVLAANYRVQGSRLAIVVNGIGPGVLAADSATRMGVELPSLAEPTLALLDDVLPRNWSHGNPVDIIGDASPMRYRTAVKACLDDPNVDGVLVIFTPQAGTDHLTTAQLMIGLQREATKPLFLSWLGDAKVSESRELFSKAKCAHFRAPEYAIEVFQSLAAYHRNQQLLLQTPGPLEGKREAPDLVGARALIHAALSEGRSVLAEREAKQVLAAFSIPVNPSELAKTADEAASLAEHMGYPVVLKIDSPDILYKSDVGGVELNIGNEIALREAYHAIVKRARRARPEALIEGVTVQPMKKRRFARELVVGVAHDDTFGPVVTFGAGGIAVDLLHDQTLALPPLNGFLADAMIDGTRIGKTLAGFKHLPPADRDALKDVLLRVSEMVCELPEIREIDINPLLSDGDGVIALDARLVIAPPPPRAKRYGHMAIMPYPSDKVRDAVLRDGTPVQIRPVRPEDAQMQQAFVANLSEESRYNRYMSSIKQLSQMMLVRFTQLDYDREMAMSMVHEGENGEEQLAIARYITDPDNESCEFALVVADAWQGRGIGPMLMNVLFDAARDQGLKLMHGEVLAGNKAMLKLMHKLGFSVNVHPEDRSLTVVSKPLTGAAGGE, encoded by the coding sequence ATGAAACCGCACTATCTGACGCCGCTGTTCTCGCCGCGTTCGGTCGCCGTCATCGGCGCGAGCGATACGCCCGCCTCGATCGGCCAGGCGGTGTTCGCCAACCTGTTGGCCGGCAACTTCCAGGGCAAGCTCTACCCGGTCAACCTCAACCGCAAGGTGGTCGGCGGGATGACGGCGTACGCGTCGGTGCGGCAGATCGACGCGCCGCTCGACCTCGCGGTGGTCGCCACGCCGATCCGCGCGCTGCCGGCGATCATGAAGGACTGCGGCAGGCACGGCGTGAAGACGATGCTGATCGCGAAGGACTTTTCCGACTCGGTCCCGCTCGAGCGCGAAATCCTGAACGAGTCGCTGGCGATCGCGCGCCAGTACGGCATCCGCGTGCTCGGTCCGGTGGTGCTCGGCATGATGCGCCCGGTGGCCGGCCTGATCGCCAGCAGCTACACGAGCAAGGTCCGCCCGGGCAACCTCGCCTTGGTGACGCAGTCGAGCGCGCTGTGCGCGGCGATGCTCGACTGGGCCGACAGCAAGAACATCGGCTTTTCCAGCGTGGTCCCGCTCGGCGAGGCGCTCGACGTCGACTTCGGCGAGGTGCTCGACTACCTGGTCGCCGACAGCTTCACGCAGGGCATCCTGCTGCACGTGCACCACATCCACGACGCGCGCCGCTTCATGAGCGCCTTGCGCGCCGCCGGCCGCGTCAAGCCGGTGGTCGTGATCAAGTCCGGCCGCTTCGAGGAGAGCGGCGACGGGCTGACCCCGCTCGCGCACCGCCTCGACAGCGGCGAGGTGTTCGACGCCGCGCTGGCGCGCGCCGGCGTGCTGAACGTGTCGACCATCGCGCAGCTGTTCACCGCCGCCAAGGTGCTGGCCGCCAACTACCGCGTGCAGGGGTCGAGGCTGGCGATCGTCGTCAACGGCATCGGGCCGGGCGTGCTCGCCGCCGACAGCGCGACGCGCATGGGGGTCGAGCTGCCCAGCTTGGCCGAGCCGACGCTGGCGCTGCTGGACGACGTGCTGCCGCGCAACTGGTCGCACGGCAACCCGGTCGACATCATCGGCGACGCCAGCCCGATGCGTTACCGTACCGCGGTCAAGGCCTGCCTCGACGACCCGAACGTCGACGGCGTGCTGGTGATCTTCACGCCGCAGGCGGGCACCGACCACCTGACGACCGCGCAGCTGATGATCGGCCTGCAGCGCGAGGCGACCAAGCCCTTGTTCCTGTCGTGGCTGGGCGACGCTAAGGTGTCGGAGAGCCGCGAACTGTTTTCCAAGGCCAAGTGCGCGCACTTTCGCGCGCCCGAGTACGCGATCGAGGTGTTCCAGAGCCTCGCCGCCTACCATCGCAACCAGCAGTTGCTGCTGCAGACGCCGGGGCCGCTCGAGGGCAAGCGCGAGGCGCCCGATCTTGTTGGCGCGCGTGCGCTGATCCACGCCGCGCTGTCCGAAGGACGCTCCGTGTTGGCCGAGCGCGAGGCCAAACAGGTGCTCGCCGCGTTCAGCATCCCGGTCAACCCGTCGGAATTGGCTAAGACGGCGGACGAAGCGGCCAGCTTGGCCGAGCACATGGGCTACCCGGTGGTGCTGAAGATCGACTCGCCCGACATCCTTTATAAGTCCGACGTCGGCGGCGTCGAACTGAACATCGGCAACGAGATCGCGCTCAGGGAGGCCTACCACGCGATCGTCAAGCGGGCCCGGCGCGCGCGCCCCGAAGCGCTCATCGAAGGCGTCACTGTGCAGCCGATGAAAAAGCGCCGCTTCGCGCGCGAGCTGGTGGTCGGCGTCGCGCACGACGACACCTTCGGGCCGGTGGTGACCTTCGGCGCCGGCGGCATCGCGGTCGACCTCTTGCACGACCAGACACTGGCGCTGCCGCCGCTGAACGGCTTTCTCGCCGACGCGATGATAGACGGCACGCGCATCGGCAAGACGCTGGCGGGCTTCAAACATCTGCCGCCGGCCGACCGCGACGCGTTGAAAGACGTGCTGCTGCGCGTGTCGGAAATGGTCTGCGAGCTGCCCGAGATCCGCGAGATCGACATCAACCCGCTGTTGTCCGACGGCGACGGCGTGATCGCGCTCGACGCGCGCTTGGTGATCGCGCCGCCGCCGCCGCGTGCCAAGCGCTACGGCCACATGGCGATCATGCCTTACCCGAGCGACAAGGTCCGCGACGCGGTGCTGCGCGACGGCACGCCGGTACAGATCCGCCCGGTGCGCCCGGAGGACGCACAGATGCAGCAGGCGTTCGTCGCGAACCTGTCCGAGGAGAGCCGCTACAACCGCTATATGTCGAGCATCAAGCAGCTGTCGCAAATGATGCTGGTGCGCTTCACCCAGCTCGACTACGACCGGGAGATGGCGATGTCCATGGTCCATGAGGGCGAAAACGGCGAGGAGCAACTGGCGATAGCGCGCTATATCACCGATCCGGACAACGAGAGCTGCGAGTTCGCGCTGGTGGTCGCCGATGCGTGGCAGGGGCGCGGCATCGGGCCGATGCTGATGAACGTGCTGTTCGATGCCGCGCGCGACCAGGGCTTGAAGCTGATGCACGGCGAAGTGCTCGCCGGCAACAAGGCGATGCTGAAGCTGATGCACAAGCTCGGCTTCAGCGTGAACGTCCATCCGGAAGACCGTTCGCTGACCGTGGTGAGCAAACCGTTGACGGGTGCAGCGGGCGGGGAATAA
- the rpsP gene encoding 30S ribosomal protein S16: MVVIRLARGGSKNRPFYNIVVTDSRNRRDGRFIERVGFYNPVANEKVERVRLTMDRVNYWIGVGAQVTDSVAKLLKEQAKAAA; encoded by the coding sequence ATGGTAGTGATTCGTCTGGCCCGTGGTGGCTCCAAGAACCGTCCGTTCTACAACATCGTGGTGACCGACTCCCGCAACCGTCGCGACGGCCGCTTCATCGAGCGCGTGGGTTTCTACAACCCGGTGGCCAACGAGAAGGTCGAGCGCGTGCGCCTGACCATGGACCGCGTCAACTACTGGATCGGCGTCGGCGCCCAAGTGACCGACTCGGTCGCCAAGCTGCTCAAGGAGCAGGCCAAGGCCGCTGCCTAA
- the rimM gene encoding ribosome maturation factor RimM (Essential for efficient processing of 16S rRNA), with protein sequence MGYVRGAFGVRGWVKIQANTEHADSLFDYSTWWLGRDGDWKPYRFEDGLLQPKAIAAKLQGVDGREAAEAMRGCEIAIPRSEFPEPDEDEFYWTDLIGLEVFTVDAVLLGKVAELMETGANDVLVVVDGETKTKRLIPFVDAVVKTVELEAGRITVDWGLDY encoded by the coding sequence ATGGGGTATGTCCGCGGCGCCTTCGGTGTGCGCGGCTGGGTGAAAATCCAGGCAAATACCGAACACGCAGACAGCCTGTTCGACTACAGCACCTGGTGGCTGGGTCGTGACGGCGACTGGAAACCCTATCGTTTCGAAGACGGCTTGCTGCAGCCCAAGGCCATCGCGGCCAAGCTGCAAGGCGTGGACGGTCGTGAAGCGGCAGAAGCCATGCGCGGCTGCGAGATCGCGATCCCGCGCAGCGAGTTTCCCGAGCCCGACGAGGACGAGTTCTACTGGACCGACCTGATCGGGCTTGAGGTGTTCACTGTCGACGCGGTGCTTCTGGGCAAGGTCGCCGAGCTGATGGAGACCGGCGCGAATGACGTGCTGGTCGTCGTCGACGGCGAAACCAAGACCAAGCGCCTGATCCCCTTCGTCGACGCGGTGGTCAAGACGGTCGAGCTCGAAGCCGGCCGTATCACGGTCGACTGGGGCCTCGACTACTGA
- the trmD gene encoding tRNA (guanosine(37)-N1)-methyltransferase TrmD gives MQIDAITLFPEMFAALNTFGVTRRALEAGIWGFHGWNPRDFTHDNYRTIDHRPYGGGPGMVMLAEPLEAAIAAARQRQAAAGVEKTHVVYLSPQGRRFDHAKAVELAARPGLVFLCGRYEGIDERLIEREVDEEISLGDYVLSGGELPAMVLMDAVIRLLPGVLNDAQSAYEDSFVNGLLDCPHYTRPEEYRGVRVPEVLLSGNHARIAQWRLKQSLGRTWRRRPDLLANRPLTKLESRLLTEYQQEQDPAKKLEP, from the coding sequence ATGCAGATCGACGCGATCACGCTGTTTCCCGAGATGTTCGCCGCGCTCAATACCTTCGGTGTGACGCGGCGTGCGCTCGAGGCGGGCATCTGGGGGTTTCACGGCTGGAATCCGCGCGATTTCACCCACGACAACTACCGCACGATCGACCATCGCCCTTATGGCGGCGGTCCCGGCATGGTGATGTTGGCCGAGCCGCTCGAGGCGGCGATCGCCGCCGCGCGGCAGCGCCAGGCGGCGGCCGGCGTCGAGAAGACCCACGTCGTCTACCTGTCGCCGCAGGGGCGCCGTTTCGACCACGCGAAAGCGGTCGAGCTGGCGGCGCGCCCCGGGCTCGTGTTCCTCTGCGGTCGTTACGAGGGCATCGACGAGCGGCTGATCGAGCGCGAGGTCGACGAGGAAATCTCACTCGGCGATTACGTGCTGTCCGGCGGCGAGTTGCCGGCGATGGTGCTGATGGACGCGGTGATCCGTCTGCTGCCGGGGGTGCTCAACGACGCGCAGTCCGCCTACGAAGATTCGTTCGTGAACGGCCTCTTGGACTGCCCGCACTACACCCGGCCGGAAGAATACCGTGGCGTACGGGTGCCGGAGGTTCTCCTCTCAGGCAACCACGCCCGGATCGCCCAGTGGCGGCTGAAACAGTCGCTCGGGCGCACTTGGCGGCGTCGCCCCGATTTACTGGCGAACCGCCCTTTGACAAAACTGGAGTCTCGGCTGCTGACTGAGTATCAGCAGGAACAAGACCCCGCAAAAAAACTGGAGCCTTGA
- the rplS gene encoding 50S ribosomal protein L19 → MDLIQILEQEEIARVGKTIPAFAPGDTVIVQVKVKEGNRERLQAYEGVVIAKRNRGLNSSFIVRKISAGEGVERTFQTYSPLVASVEVKRRGDVRRAKLYYLRGRTGKSARIKEKLPARKVVAKA, encoded by the coding sequence ATGGATCTGATCCAAATCCTCGAGCAAGAAGAAATCGCCCGCGTCGGCAAGACCATCCCTGCATTCGCCCCGGGTGACACTGTCATCGTCCAGGTGAAGGTGAAAGAGGGCAACCGCGAGCGTCTGCAGGCTTACGAAGGCGTGGTGATCGCCAAGCGCAACCGCGGCCTGAACAGCTCGTTCATCGTTCGCAAGATCTCCGCCGGCGAAGGCGTCGAGCGTACCTTCCAGACCTACTCGCCGCTGGTCGCTTCGGTCGAAGTGAAACGCCGCGGTGACGTGCGTCGCGCCAAGCTGTACTACCTGCGTGGTCGTACCGGCAAGTCCGCACGCATCAAGGAAAAGCTGCCGGCACGCAAAGTCGTCGCCAAGGCCTAA
- the xerD gene encoding site-specific tyrosine recombinase XerD: MKPDNDAAAVDAFLVTLWQAENLSDNTRDAYRRDLAKLAKRLAEHGRGLLTADTDTLRAVLADDASRPSTRARLVTSVRRFYRHAHEAGWRDDDPSLRLATPKRGLTLPKTLSERDVDALLAAPDVAAPLGLRDRTLLELVYATGLRVSELVGLRLGQFDLNEGCLTTVGKGDKERKVPMGQVAIRWLERYLAGARPKLLADRQSDALFVSERGQAMTRQAAWLLISRYAAGLGFPGVSPHTLRHAFATHLVNHGADLRVVQLLLGHADITTTQIYTYVARERLKALHAQHHPRG, translated from the coding sequence ATGAAGCCTGATAACGACGCCGCCGCGGTCGACGCCTTCCTCGTCACGCTGTGGCAGGCGGAAAACCTCTCCGACAACACGCGCGACGCCTATCGGCGCGACCTTGCCAAGCTGGCTAAAAGGTTGGCCGAGCACGGGCGGGGTCTGTTGACGGCCGATACTGACACTTTGCGCGCGGTGCTCGCCGACGACGCGAGCCGGCCGAGCACGCGCGCGCGCCTCGTTACCAGCGTACGCCGCTTCTACCGTCATGCTCACGAAGCCGGCTGGCGCGACGACGACCCGTCGCTGCGGCTCGCGACGCCCAAGCGCGGCCTGACGTTGCCCAAGACGCTGTCCGAGCGCGACGTCGACGCGCTTCTCGCCGCGCCCGACGTCGCCGCGCCCTTGGGCTTGCGCGACAGGACGCTGCTCGAACTCGTGTACGCCACCGGCCTCAGGGTGTCCGAACTCGTCGGCCTGCGGCTCGGCCAGTTCGACCTGAACGAGGGCTGCCTGACCACCGTCGGCAAGGGCGACAAGGAACGCAAGGTGCCGATGGGGCAGGTCGCGATCCGCTGGCTGGAACGCTATCTCGCCGGCGCGCGCCCGAAGCTGCTCGCCGACCGCCAGAGCGACGCGCTGTTCGTCTCCGAGCGCGGTCAGGCGATGACGCGCCAGGCGGCGTGGCTGTTGATCTCGCGCTATGCGGCCGGGCTCGGCTTTCCCGGCGTCAGCCCGCACACGCTGCGCCACGCCTTCGCCACCCACCTCGTCAACCACGGCGCCGACCTCAGGGTGGTGCAACTGCTGCTCGGTCATGCCGACATCACCACGACGCAGATCTACACCTATGTCGCGCGAGAAAGGCTGAAGGCGCTGCACGCGCAACACCATCCGCGAGGCTGA